From the Lolium rigidum isolate FL_2022 chromosome 2, APGP_CSIRO_Lrig_0.1, whole genome shotgun sequence genome, one window contains:
- the LOC124692807 gene encoding cryptochrome-1-like, with protein MSASPSTLSGGAGEAAMRTVVWFRRDLRVEDNPALAAAARTAGEVVPAYVWAPEEDGPYYPGRVSRWWLSQSLKHLDASLRRLGASRLVTRRSTDTVAALLELVRSTGATHLFFNHLYDPLSLVRDHRVKEVLAAEGITVQSFNSDLLYEPWEVLDDHGCPFTMFTPFWNKCLCMVDPAAPTLPPKRINSGDLSRCPSDDLIFEDESERGSNALLARAWSPGWQNADKAFAAFINGPLIDYSVNRKKADSANTSLLSPYLHFGELSVRKVFHQVRMKQIMWSNESNRDGEEGCSLFLRSIGLREYSRYLAFNHPCSHEKPLLSHLRFFPWVVNEVYFKVWRQGRTGYPLVDAGMRELWATGWLHDRIRVVVSSFFVKVLQLPWRWGMKYFWDTLLDADLESDALGWQYISGSLPDGRELDRIDNPQFEGYKFDPYGEYVRRWLPELARLPTEWIHHPWDAPESVLQAAGIELGSNYPLPVVELDEAKSRLQDALSEMWELEAASRAEMENGMEEGLGESSDVPPIAFPQELQHMEVDRELFRAPIPTPATAGRRRADQMVPSMTSSFVRAETELSADFGNSEVSRQEVPSQVRFQPQMEIREEVVNDGTAARNNGIHHQQYNNQNTLHRVRAGIAPSTSEASSSWTGREGGVVPVWSPPAASGHSDSYTADEAEISSRSYLDRHPQSHRLMNWSQLSQSS; from the exons ATGTCAGCGTCGCCGTCCACGCTGAGCGGCGGTGCCGGGGAGGCGGCGATGCGGACGGTTGTGTGGTTCAGGAGAGACCTGCGCGTGGAGGATAATCCAGCCCTGGCGGCAGCGGCGCGGACGGCCGGGGAGGTGGTGCCGGCCTATGTGTGGGCGCCAGAGGAGGACGGGCCCTACTACCCCGGCAGGGTGTCCCGGTGGTGGCTCAGCCAGAGCCTCAAGCACCTGGACGCCTCGCTACGCCGGCTCGGCGCCAGCCGCCTGGTCACCCGGCGCTCCACCGACACCGTCGCCGCCCTGCTCGAGCTCGTCCGCAGCACCGGCGCCACCCATCTCTTCTTCAACCACCTCTACG ACCCGCTGTCGCTGGTCAGGGACCACCGGGTGAAGGAGGTGCTGGCGGCAGAGGGCATCACCGTGCAGTCCTTCAACTCCGACCTGCTATACGAGCCATGGGAGGTCCTCGACGACCACGGTTGCCCCTTCACCATGTTCACGCCCTTCTGGAACAAGTGCCTCTGCATGGTCGACCCCGCTGCGCCCACGCTGCCACCCAAGAGAATCAATTCAG GTGACTTGTCGAGGTGCCCGTCGGACGACCTGATCTTTGAAGACGAGTCGGAGAGAGGGAGCAATGCGCTGCTTGCACGAGCGTGGTCGCCGGGATGGCAGAATGCCGACAAGGCGTTCGCGGCCTTCATTAACGGCCCGCTGATCGACTACTCCGTGAACCGCAAGAAGGCGGACAGTGCAAACACCTCCCTGCTCTCCCCTTATTTGCACTTCGGCGAGCTGAGCGTCCGCAAGGTCTTCCACCAGGTCCGGATGAAGCAGATAATGTGGAGCAACGAGAGCAACCGTGACGGCGAGGAGGGCTGCAGCCTTTTTCTCCGGTCCATCGGCCTGCGTGAGTACTCCAGGTACCTCGCCTTCAACCATCCATGCAGCCACGAGAAGCCCCTCTTGTCTCACCTCAGGTTCTTCCCCTGGGTGGTCAATGAGGTCTACTTCAAGGTCTGGAGGCAGGGTAGGACTGGCTACCCTCTTGTGGATGCCGGCATGCGGGAGCTCTGGGCGACCGGGTGGCTGCATGACCGGATACGTGTCGTCGTCTCAAGCTTCTTCGTCAAGGTCCTTCAGCTGCCATGGCGCTGGGGGATGAAGTACTTCTGGGACACCTTGCTAGATGCCGACCTTGAGAGCGATGCGTTGGGCTGGCAGTACATTTCCGGGTCTCTGCCTGATGGCCGTGAGCTCGACCGTATTGACAACCCACAG TTTGAAGGCTACAAATTCGACCCATATGGGGAGTACGTCCGACGATGGCTACCGGAGTTGGCTAGGCTGCCGACGGAATGGATACACCACCCATGGGATGCCCCCGAGTCTGTGCTGCAGGCTGCAGGAATTGAGCTAGGTTCGAATTACCCGCTCCCCGTTGTTGAGCTAGATGAAGCCAAGTCTAGGTTACAGGATGCCTTGTCAGAGATGTGGGAGCTTGAGGCTGCCTCTCGTGCTGAGATGGAGAATGGAATGGAGGAAGGCTTGGGAGAGTCCTCAGACGTGCCACCGATTGCTTTCCCCCAAGAATTGCAGCATATGGAAGTGGACCGAGAGCTGTTCCGTGCTCCTATCCCCACACCAGCAACAGCCGGACGGAGACGAGCAGATCAGATGGTGCCTAGCATGACCTCTTCCTTTGTCCGAGCTGAAACAGAACTTTCAGCGGATTTTGGGAACAGCGAGGTGAGTAGGCAGGAGGTGCCATCGCAGGTGCGCTTCCAGCCTCAGATGGAAATCAGGGAAGAAGTTGTCAACGATGGCACTGCTGCCAGAAACAACGGCATCCATCACCAGCAGTATAACAATCAGAATACCCTACACCGTGTGCGAGCTGGCATAGCACCATCCACGTCAGAGGCATCAAGCAGCTGGACTGGGAGAGAAGGCGGAGTAGTACCAGTCTGGTCACCTCCGGCTGCCTCAGGCCATTCAGATTCTTACACTGCCGATGAAGCTGAGATTTCCAGTAGGAGTTATTTAGACAGGCACCCACAGTCACATAGATTAATGAACTGGAGTCAGCTCTCCCAGTCATCTTGA